The proteins below come from a single Acaryochloris sp. CCMEE 5410 genomic window:
- a CDS encoding Ppx/GppA phosphatase family protein, with translation MQTIAAIDVGTNSIHMVVVKVNPEIPAFNIIDTEKSTVRLGEGSKDTGKLHPDAIARAIAALRRCQEVAAACKVEQIQAVATSAVREALNGRTFIRAVESELGLKINVISGPEEARRIYLGVLSGIEFNKKPHVIIDIGGGSTELILGDGQDPRSLSSTKVGAVRLTEEYITTDPVSTREFERLQAFVRGMLEWPVEELHSHLSPGEIPTLIGTSGTIESILKLHACEVMGACPTSLHGHVLTLDDLNELIRKLRKFNYEERCKMPGMTERRAEIILAGAVILAETMTLLKLDSITTCERALREGIVVDWMMKQGLIEDRLRYQGSVRERSVLNLAHQYHVELATAERIADFAVALFDQTHGALHDWGIDERHSLWAAAILHNCGHYISHSAHHKHSYYLIRHGGLLGYTDAEVEIIANLARYHRKGPPKKKHENYQNLVNKTQRRIVDQLSAILKLAVALDRRQIGAIESLHCEIEEDTITLHLQASQADDDCALELWSLDMKKACFEAEFDVTLVAQLAESAPSPDLQPA, from the coding sequence ATGCAAACCATTGCTGCTATTGATGTGGGAACCAATTCAATCCACATGGTTGTGGTGAAAGTTAACCCTGAAATTCCAGCATTTAATATTATTGATACCGAAAAAAGTACCGTTCGCTTAGGGGAAGGAAGCAAAGATACTGGGAAGCTGCATCCCGATGCGATCGCAAGAGCAATTGCCGCTCTTCGTCGCTGCCAAGAAGTGGCCGCAGCCTGTAAAGTCGAGCAGATTCAGGCGGTTGCCACCAGTGCTGTCCGGGAAGCCCTCAATGGTCGGACCTTTATTCGTGCCGTTGAATCTGAACTCGGCCTCAAAATTAATGTTATTTCCGGTCCAGAAGAAGCTCGTCGAATATATCTTGGGGTTTTGTCGGGCATCGAATTTAATAAAAAACCCCACGTCATCATTGATATTGGCGGTGGATCCACCGAGCTAATTTTAGGGGATGGCCAAGATCCTCGCTCCCTCAGCAGCACTAAAGTAGGTGCGGTAAGGCTAACTGAGGAATATATCACCACCGATCCAGTCAGTACTCGCGAATTTGAACGATTACAGGCCTTCGTCAGAGGGATGTTGGAATGGCCTGTTGAAGAGTTGCATTCCCATCTTTCCCCTGGCGAGATTCCAACCCTTATTGGGACCTCCGGCACCATTGAAAGTATTCTCAAACTCCATGCCTGCGAAGTGATGGGAGCCTGTCCCACCTCTCTTCATGGCCATGTCCTCACCCTGGATGACCTAAACGAACTGATTCGCAAGTTACGAAAGTTCAATTACGAAGAGCGCTGCAAAATGCCTGGCATGACTGAGCGGCGCGCAGAAATTATTTTAGCCGGGGCCGTGATTTTGGCTGAAACAATGACCCTGCTGAAATTAGACTCCATTACCACCTGTGAACGAGCCCTACGGGAAGGCATTGTGGTGGACTGGATGATGAAGCAAGGCTTAATCGAAGATCGCCTCCGCTACCAGGGGTCCGTGCGAGAGCGTAGCGTTTTGAACTTGGCCCATCAGTATCATGTGGAACTGGCGACAGCTGAACGAATCGCTGATTTTGCCGTTGCTTTATTTGATCAGACCCACGGCGCACTCCATGATTGGGGAATAGATGAACGCCATTCACTGTGGGCCGCCGCTATTTTGCATAATTGTGGGCATTACATCAGCCATTCCGCCCACCATAAGCATTCCTATTACTTAATTCGTCATGGCGGTTTGTTGGGTTATACCGATGCCGAAGTAGAAATTATTGCTAACCTAGCTCGGTATCACCGCAAAGGCCCCCCCAAGAAAAAGCATGAGAATTATCAGAACTTAGTGAATAAAACCCAACGTCGGATTGTCGATCAGCTCAGCGCCATCCTGAAGTTAGCGGTCGCATTAGATCGACGACAAATCGGTGCCATTGAATCCCTGCATTGTGAAATTGAAGAAGATACCATCACCCTCCATCTTCAAGCCAGTCAAGCCGACGATGACTGTGCTTTAGAACTATGGAGCTTAGATATGAAAAAGGCTTGTTTTGAAGCCGAATTTGATGTCACCTTGGTCGCTCAACTTGCTGAATCTGCTCCTAGTCCCGATTTGCAGCCAGCCTGA
- a CDS encoding LysR family transcriptional regulator produces MQPTLHQLKVFETAARHGSFTRAAEELYLTQPTVSIQIKQLSKTVGFPLFEKLGKQLYLTEVGNRLFTTCQSIFEELDQFEMIVSDLQGMTQGKLHLATVTTCKYFVPRLLGNFCDQYPGIDISLKITNHLQLEKRMMENRDDLYILSHPPQHIDLKVQPVIKNPLVVVAPPSHPLVGQKNIDISALNNQRFIMREPGSGTRHAVQALFNKHKVNVEIKLELGSNEAIKQAIAGGLGISVLSRHSLNGREYTDLAILDVEHFPIEQQWSVAYLSGKHLSVVAETFLHYLVSVTDHAEMPWMHFK; encoded by the coding sequence ATGCAGCCTACTCTACATCAACTGAAAGTGTTTGAAACTGCTGCCCGCCACGGCAGCTTCACCCGCGCCGCTGAAGAACTCTATCTTACCCAACCTACCGTATCGATTCAGATTAAACAGCTCTCTAAAACAGTTGGCTTCCCCTTATTCGAGAAGTTGGGAAAACAGCTCTACTTAACAGAAGTGGGTAATCGGTTATTTACCACCTGCCAATCCATCTTTGAAGAACTAGATCAATTCGAGATGATTGTCAGTGATTTGCAAGGAATGACCCAGGGGAAGTTACATCTTGCTACTGTCACCACCTGCAAGTATTTTGTCCCCCGCTTGTTGGGTAACTTTTGTGATCAATATCCCGGCATTGATATTTCTTTAAAAATTACCAACCATCTCCAGCTGGAAAAGCGGATGATGGAAAACCGAGATGATCTGTACATCCTCAGTCATCCCCCCCAACATATTGATCTCAAAGTGCAGCCCGTCATTAAAAATCCCCTTGTGGTGGTTGCCCCCCCTTCCCATCCCCTCGTGGGTCAAAAGAATATTGATATTTCTGCCCTTAACAATCAGCGCTTTATTATGCGGGAGCCAGGCTCGGGAACCCGCCACGCCGTTCAGGCCCTCTTCAACAAACATAAAGTCAATGTTGAAATCAAACTAGAACTCGGAAGTAATGAGGCGATCAAACAGGCGATCGCAGGGGGACTAGGAATCTCAGTTTTATCGCGCCATTCCCTCAATGGTCGAGAATATACCGACCTCGCTATTCTAGATGTCGAGCATTTTCCCATTGAGCAGCAATGGTCCGTGGCCTATTTATCCGGTAAACATCTCTCTGTTGTGGCTGAAACCTTTCTGCATTACCTCGTCTCGGTTACAGATCATGCGGAGATGCCTTGGATGCATTTCAAGTAA
- a CDS encoding ParA family protein: MPSKSSKTKVVAVLNGKGGVGKTTTAVNLTAVFAEAHQVLLIDADPQGSATWWTQRDTNSLKFQVQSGTSAKELKTLRRSSKQELVVVDTPPGLESEILKMVIPVVDYLVLPTPPAPMEIAVLIETVRTLVKPSGVAHRVLLTRVDPRSLREALDAQNTLMELGIPAFHAFVRSYKAHERAALEGQPITQWKGKYSKEAKADYCRVVDEIKRDWES, encoded by the coding sequence TTGCCTTCTAAATCTTCAAAAACTAAGGTTGTAGCAGTCCTTAATGGCAAAGGTGGTGTCGGTAAAACCACCACAGCTGTCAATCTCACAGCCGTATTTGCAGAAGCTCATCAAGTCCTCCTGATTGATGCCGATCCGCAAGGATCCGCCACATGGTGGACCCAGCGCGATACCAACTCCCTTAAATTCCAAGTCCAGTCTGGGACTAGCGCCAAAGAATTGAAAACTTTGCGCCGATCCAGTAAGCAAGAGCTAGTGGTCGTGGATACACCACCAGGACTGGAATCCGAGATTTTGAAAATGGTCATTCCTGTGGTTGACTATCTAGTGCTTCCTACGCCGCCTGCCCCAATGGAAATAGCCGTTCTCATTGAAACGGTGCGGACATTGGTCAAGCCATCCGGTGTGGCTCATCGGGTATTACTAACACGGGTCGACCCTCGAAGTTTGCGAGAAGCATTGGATGCTCAAAATACATTGATGGAGTTAGGCATTCCGGCTTTTCATGCCTTTGTACGGAGCTATAAGGCCCATGAACGGGCAGCTTTAGAAGGACAGCCAATTACACAATGGAAAGGGAAATATAGTAAAGAGGCAAAAGCAGATTATTGCCGCGTTGTTGATGAAATTAAGCGGGATTGGGAAAGTTAA
- a CDS encoding type II CAAX prenyl endopeptidase Rce1 family protein — translation MVQKFLYFVRNRYRWIVLSLVTLCFSGGVLQLTMGQPLRAVAASSSAPQISSAQISTEEGYRPVGEWVGRLILPPADGTDWVWFEVHHSPNPEFVSQTVRLQWQDKPDIQARIKRVQQDINLSAEAHQSLERGNIHPQRLDGRRQVGPLQSLAGARPTDDLLVKLKKVQAVTDPSPHLEIAEDPVQVPGFDYGLVKILGPVSTSASVPKDCPGSPPCPSELTRVRHYNPLTQRFNGPEERVHIRQDQPNSAGVFQSTPRKLADSPAGRSGWYIYGSRNREGMFEVNAIAPRSLFQLQPDYHFSTPGAGLHYFKRKVWQQTAQHKGKLQRALVDGQRRKQKTALEQWQEGDQALVVHLFGGIGGNKAEPQAVIGTITGHFGYGIATVIKDPFTGERQFEIEYQQVYAHNPEGIVAGPSHWSEYMGHLNRGWLGSRPVLDVLVKSDALTQPYKFGEISLDPLTELKTQLQLMAARYRIGDGTGSALVTPAKSCVQDSSQAVYKTIKRIQYQVQMSSAIQTWLADHPHAPQTLRFQELTILGNALEKELVPLGIVRSDWQQNAQVAAGIATPGTFRHSDDFLAQVLSWRTLIPRVAQDQIIRIFLRQGTPLWFLNTNQVGGWDADISPLAPTELFGKWPVVSFSFSRLVEATTTIPTPMGWLVSGVIISGYGLFAVVWGRKVGFLTPLKWAAYSPSVQVRLWIGSLIMPALVEELLFRCLLIPHPQEGVWWVTLLLWSGFSLILFVLYHPLNARTLYKAGDPTFFNPRFLTLAAVLGIACTGTYLFTGSIWPGTILHWLAVAIWLLYLGGQERLSKV, via the coding sequence ATGGTTCAAAAATTCCTTTATTTTGTTCGTAACCGCTACCGATGGATCGTCCTCAGTCTGGTCACGCTATGTTTCAGCGGGGGCGTACTCCAGCTAACAATGGGGCAGCCCCTTCGAGCAGTGGCAGCATCTTCTTCTGCCCCTCAAATTTCTTCAGCACAGATCTCTACTGAAGAAGGCTATCGTCCGGTGGGTGAATGGGTAGGACGGTTAATACTACCACCCGCGGATGGCACGGACTGGGTTTGGTTTGAAGTTCACCATAGTCCCAATCCTGAGTTTGTCAGTCAAACTGTGCGGTTGCAGTGGCAGGATAAGCCTGATATCCAAGCCCGCATCAAACGGGTACAACAGGATATCAACCTCTCGGCAGAAGCTCACCAAAGCCTGGAACGGGGCAATATCCATCCGCAACGATTAGATGGACGGCGGCAGGTGGGACCATTGCAGTCTCTGGCGGGAGCAAGGCCCACCGATGACCTACTCGTGAAATTAAAAAAGGTGCAAGCCGTTACTGACCCTAGTCCTCACCTAGAAATTGCAGAAGATCCAGTACAGGTCCCTGGATTCGACTATGGACTCGTCAAAATCCTCGGGCCAGTCTCCACGTCAGCATCCGTTCCCAAAGACTGTCCTGGATCACCTCCTTGTCCGAGCGAGTTGACTCGGGTGCGTCACTACAATCCCCTAACTCAACGGTTTAATGGCCCTGAAGAAAGGGTGCACATTCGTCAGGATCAGCCCAATTCAGCTGGAGTTTTTCAGTCCACTCCTAGGAAATTAGCCGACTCTCCAGCCGGACGTTCAGGCTGGTATATCTATGGTTCGAGGAATAGGGAAGGGATGTTTGAGGTGAATGCGATCGCACCTCGGTCTCTGTTCCAACTCCAGCCCGATTATCACTTTTCCACTCCGGGGGCAGGACTGCACTACTTCAAACGCAAAGTTTGGCAACAAACTGCTCAACACAAGGGTAAACTTCAGCGAGCTCTGGTAGATGGCCAGCGTCGAAAACAAAAAACCGCCCTAGAGCAGTGGCAAGAAGGCGATCAAGCCCTAGTTGTCCATCTGTTTGGCGGCATTGGTGGTAACAAAGCGGAGCCTCAGGCAGTCATCGGCACGATCACGGGGCATTTTGGCTACGGTATCGCTACGGTCATTAAAGATCCTTTTACAGGGGAACGTCAGTTTGAGATCGAGTACCAACAGGTGTATGCCCACAACCCAGAGGGAATTGTGGCCGGACCTAGCCATTGGTCCGAATATATGGGCCATCTTAACCGGGGATGGTTGGGAAGTCGGCCCGTATTGGACGTGTTGGTCAAGTCTGATGCTCTGACGCAGCCCTATAAATTTGGCGAGATCAGTCTAGATCCCTTAACTGAGCTTAAAACCCAGCTACAACTAATGGCAGCACGCTATCGAATTGGTGATGGCACCGGTTCTGCTTTGGTCACCCCGGCAAAGTCCTGTGTTCAAGATTCCAGTCAAGCGGTTTACAAAACCATTAAGCGCATTCAATATCAGGTGCAGATGTCTTCAGCGATTCAAACTTGGTTAGCTGATCACCCTCACGCCCCTCAAACCCTTCGGTTTCAAGAATTAACGATTTTAGGGAATGCCCTGGAGAAAGAACTCGTCCCTCTGGGCATTGTCCGCAGTGATTGGCAGCAAAATGCCCAGGTTGCAGCAGGTATTGCTACACCCGGGACATTTCGCCACTCAGACGATTTCTTGGCTCAGGTTCTGAGCTGGCGAACCCTGATTCCTCGGGTTGCTCAAGATCAAATCATTCGCATTTTTCTTAGACAAGGCACCCCGCTTTGGTTTCTCAACACGAATCAGGTGGGAGGTTGGGATGCGGATATCAGCCCCCTAGCCCCCACAGAGTTATTTGGGAAATGGCCAGTCGTTTCCTTTTCCTTCTCTCGGTTGGTGGAAGCAACCACAACGATTCCAACTCCGATGGGATGGCTCGTTTCAGGAGTGATCATAAGTGGATATGGTCTCTTTGCTGTCGTTTGGGGCCGAAAGGTTGGGTTTCTGACCCCACTCAAATGGGCTGCTTATTCCCCATCTGTGCAAGTAAGACTCTGGATCGGCAGTTTGATCATGCCAGCCCTAGTCGAAGAATTATTATTCCGCTGCCTCCTCATTCCCCACCCCCAAGAAGGTGTGTGGTGGGTGACTCTGCTGCTTTGGTCAGGATTTAGCCTAATCCTCTTTGTGCTCTATCATCCCCTCAATGCCCGTACCCTCTACAAAGCAGGCGATCCAACCTTCTTTAATCCCAGATTTTTAACTTTAGCCGCTGTGCTGGGGATAGCCTGTACTGGTACCTATCTGTTCACAGGTTCAATCTGGCCAGGAACTATTTTGCACTGGCTTGCTGTTGCAATTTGGTTGCTGTATTTAGGCGGGCAAGAACGTCTGAGCAAAGTTTAG
- a CDS encoding lipid-binding SYLF domain-containing protein produces MKFKSIVAVPVTAVLVVTTKMPTMAATDVEKQAHAEKIIYSSQNVLEEILSDPKTQIPSELLEQSEGIAIFPGVIQAGFLFGARRGTGVMMLRQEDGTWSNPAFINITGGSFGLQIGAKSSDIVLVFPNRSTVNEVLSKSFDIGGSISGTAGPVGATAVDPTKDYSKSPILTYARSSGLFGGVAIDGSKLGFNKGKNRDLYGKSITPRRIFRDPDVEAPVVVDSLRQVLEESELGTFSRF; encoded by the coding sequence ATGAAATTTAAGTCTATAGTGGCTGTGCCCGTAACAGCAGTGCTCGTAGTCACCACCAAGATGCCGACCATGGCCGCGACAGATGTGGAAAAGCAGGCCCATGCCGAAAAAATTATTTACTCTTCTCAAAATGTCTTAGAAGAAATTCTCAGTGATCCCAAGACTCAAATTCCCTCAGAACTGCTAGAACAAAGCGAAGGTATTGCCATCTTTCCCGGTGTCATCCAAGCAGGGTTCCTGTTTGGCGCTCGCCGAGGCACGGGGGTGATGATGCTGCGACAAGAAGATGGCACTTGGAGTAACCCTGCATTTATCAACATCACGGGGGGCAGTTTTGGTCTCCAAATTGGGGCTAAATCCAGCGATATTGTCTTGGTGTTCCCCAACCGCAGCACGGTCAATGAAGTGCTGTCCAAGTCTTTCGATATCGGCGGTAGTATCTCGGGAACGGCTGGCCCCGTGGGGGCAACGGCGGTTGATCCCACTAAAGATTACAGCAAGTCCCCGATTCTGACCTATGCCCGCAGCAGTGGTCTATTTGGTGGTGTAGCCATTGATGGCTCTAAACTCGGCTTTAACAAAGGGAAGAACCGCGATTTATACGGCAAATCCATTACCCCGCGCCGAATTTTTAGAGATCCAGATGTAGAAGCACCTGTGGTGGTTGATTCTCTCCGTCAGGTGTTAGAAGAGTCCGAGTTAGGGACCTTTAGCCGCTTCTAG
- a CDS encoding phospholipase D-like domain-containing protein — MQRLQLGLASLVLLGALGIGVNRWQRSQPQFQSIEPLPQHSQIQVYMNQSLANSFTDPYRQIHRPGDDLESIIVENIQAAQSTVDVAIQELRSPRIAQALRDRKQAGVQVRVILENTYSRPWSSFTPQEVAQMDPRQKDRYQANFQLIDQDRDGKLSSTEINDYDALQVIRQAGIPWLDDTADGSAGSGLMHHKFVVIDGQAILVTTANFTLSGLLGDLDQPDSRGNANSLVVLKNPAVAQLFTEEFKVMWGDGPGRATDSKFGVNKPWRPTQTLKVGDAKVQVQFSPTSVSTPWSRSTNGLIRQTLAKAKQEIALALFVFSEQPLVDQLAVEDHQGVKIRVLGDPQFAYQSYSEILDMLGVTLSSSRSGTLTCQAEPQNRPWSQPLQTVGTPQLPKGDVLHHKFGIVDGRIVIVGSHNWSDAANRRNDETLLVIEHPQITDHYHREFERLYASSRLGIPTFLHNKVQDHQRQCGDLQLNTRDTPQTIWLGEGQTAPGTDSLVNLNTASQQELEALPGVGPKLAARIIEVRQKRLFTSLADFDQVPGIGPKLLEQLRNKVTW, encoded by the coding sequence ATGCAGCGTCTGCAATTGGGGTTAGCTTCCCTTGTCCTACTGGGTGCCCTGGGGATTGGAGTGAATCGTTGGCAGCGATCGCAACCGCAATTCCAGTCCATCGAACCTCTCCCACAACATAGCCAGATTCAGGTGTATATGAACCAGAGTCTGGCTAATTCTTTTACGGATCCGTATCGACAAATTCACCGCCCAGGGGATGATTTAGAGTCGATTATTGTCGAGAATATCCAGGCCGCACAATCCACAGTGGATGTAGCAATACAGGAATTGCGATCGCCCCGGATTGCCCAAGCCCTCCGAGATCGCAAACAAGCCGGTGTTCAGGTCCGAGTCATCTTAGAAAACACCTACAGCCGACCTTGGAGTAGCTTTACGCCCCAAGAAGTGGCTCAGATGGATCCACGGCAAAAAGACCGATACCAAGCCAACTTTCAACTGATCGACCAAGATCGAGATGGCAAGCTGAGTTCGACTGAAATCAATGATTACGATGCGCTACAGGTGATTCGTCAGGCGGGTATCCCTTGGCTAGACGATACAGCTGATGGATCTGCTGGCAGTGGACTGATGCACCATAAGTTTGTGGTCATTGATGGGCAGGCCATCCTTGTGACAACGGCCAACTTTACGTTGTCTGGCTTGCTCGGCGATTTAGATCAGCCAGATAGTCGAGGAAATGCCAATTCTCTAGTCGTCCTTAAGAACCCAGCTGTCGCTCAGCTATTTACCGAGGAATTTAAGGTGATGTGGGGAGATGGTCCCGGTCGAGCAACCGATAGCAAATTTGGGGTGAACAAGCCCTGGCGTCCAACCCAAACTCTTAAGGTTGGTGATGCCAAAGTGCAAGTGCAATTTTCTCCCACATCCGTCTCTACGCCCTGGTCTCGCAGTACCAACGGTCTGATTCGCCAAACCTTAGCGAAAGCGAAACAAGAGATTGCGTTGGCGCTATTTGTCTTTTCAGAGCAACCCCTAGTGGATCAGCTAGCCGTGGAAGACCATCAAGGGGTAAAAATTCGGGTATTGGGTGACCCTCAGTTTGCCTATCAAAGCTATAGCGAAATTCTCGATATGTTAGGGGTGACCCTCAGTTCCTCTCGCAGTGGAACGTTAACGTGTCAGGCTGAACCCCAAAATCGACCTTGGTCTCAACCCTTGCAAACCGTGGGGACACCTCAACTCCCCAAAGGCGATGTGCTGCACCATAAATTTGGAATTGTAGATGGCCGGATTGTGATTGTGGGATCTCACAATTGGTCAGATGCTGCCAATCGTCGCAATGATGAAACCTTACTAGTGATTGAACATCCTCAAATTACCGATCACTATCATCGGGAATTTGAGCGGTTATATGCCAGTAGTCGTCTCGGCATTCCGACCTTTCTCCACAACAAAGTCCAAGACCATCAACGCCAATGTGGTGATTTACAGCTCAATACCAGAGATACCCCCCAAACCATCTGGCTAGGAGAGGGACAAACCGCTCCGGGTACTGACTCCCTCGTCAACTTGAATACTGCCAGTCAACAGGAACTAGAAGCATTACCTGGTGTGGGGCCGAAGTTGGCGGCCCGAATAATCGAGGTGAGGCAAAAGCGTCTTTTTACCTCCCTTGCAGATTTTGATCAAGTTCCTGGCATCGGGCCGAAATTGCTGGAACAGCTACGGAATAAAGTGACCTGGTGA
- the hemL gene encoding glutamate-1-semialdehyde 2,1-aminomutase: MLTDTLNTTKSEEIFAAAQKLMPGGVSSPVRAFKSVGGQPIVFDRVKGAHVWDVDGNQYIDYVGTWGPAICGHAHPEVLTALKEALDKGTSFGAPCLLENVLAEMVIDAVPSVEVVRFVNSGTEACMSVLRLMRAFTGREKVIKFEGCYHGHADMFLVKAGSGVATLGLPDSPGVPKSVTGNTLTAPYNDLQSVQALFSQHPDQIAGVILEPVVGNAGFIPPDAGFLEGLREITQENGALLVFDEVMTGFRISYGGAQEKFGITPDLTTLGKVIGGGLPVGAYGGRRDIMSMVAPAGPMYQAGTLSGNPLAMTAGIKTLELLRRSGTYDQLDRVTGKLISGLLQIAQEAGHEVCGGHINGMFGMFFAPGPVHSYDDAKAADAAKFAKFHRGMLEQGVYLAPSQFEAGFTSLAHTDADIDQTLEAAKVVLANI, encoded by the coding sequence TTGCTTACTGACACCTTAAATACAACAAAGTCAGAGGAGATTTTTGCGGCAGCGCAAAAATTGATGCCTGGTGGCGTAAGTTCACCGGTCCGCGCATTCAAATCTGTGGGCGGCCAACCCATTGTTTTTGATCGGGTTAAAGGGGCTCATGTATGGGATGTTGATGGCAATCAATATATTGATTACGTCGGCACCTGGGGACCCGCAATTTGCGGTCATGCCCATCCTGAAGTCCTCACAGCTCTCAAGGAAGCCTTAGACAAAGGCACTAGCTTTGGCGCTCCCTGCTTGTTGGAAAACGTACTAGCTGAAATGGTCATTGATGCCGTTCCCAGCGTGGAAGTAGTCCGCTTTGTGAACTCAGGAACTGAAGCTTGTATGTCCGTCTTGAGACTGATGCGAGCCTTCACTGGCCGGGAAAAAGTGATCAAATTCGAAGGCTGCTATCACGGCCATGCTGATATGTTTTTGGTCAAGGCTGGCTCTGGTGTGGCAACTTTGGGGCTACCGGATTCTCCCGGTGTGCCCAAATCTGTAACGGGAAATACCCTAACGGCACCCTACAACGACTTACAGTCCGTACAAGCTCTATTCTCCCAACATCCCGATCAGATTGCTGGGGTGATCTTAGAACCAGTCGTCGGTAATGCTGGGTTTATCCCGCCAGATGCCGGGTTCTTAGAAGGCCTCCGAGAAATTACCCAAGAGAATGGCGCTTTACTGGTTTTTGACGAAGTTATGACCGGCTTTCGCATCTCCTATGGCGGTGCTCAAGAGAAGTTTGGCATTACCCCCGATTTAACGACCCTAGGTAAAGTCATTGGGGGCGGCCTGCCCGTGGGTGCGTATGGCGGACGTCGAGACATTATGAGTATGGTTGCTCCGGCAGGCCCCATGTATCAAGCAGGTACATTGTCCGGTAATCCCTTGGCGATGACGGCTGGTATTAAAACATTAGAATTGCTCAGACGTTCAGGAACTTACGATCAATTAGATCGGGTGACTGGTAAGTTAATCTCTGGATTGTTGCAGATTGCTCAGGAAGCAGGCCATGAGGTATGCGGGGGACATATCAACGGCATGTTTGGCATGTTCTTTGCCCCTGGCCCGGTTCATAGCTATGACGATGCGAAAGCCGCTGATGCAGCTAAGTTCGCTAAATTCCATCGGGGAATGTTGGAACAAGGTGTTTATTTAGCGCCTTCCCAATTTGAGGCGGGTTTTACCTCCTTAGCTCATACTGATGCAGATATCGACCAAACCTTAGAAGCAGCCAAAGTTGTATTGGCTAATATTTAA
- the tsaA gene encoding tRNA (N6-threonylcarbamoyladenosine(37)-N6)-methyltransferase TrmO, translating to MPTPNPLSNLDTVSLTPIAYIRSCYPERFGIPRQAGLVASAKAAIVFPNTDLHWHSLRGIESFSHIWVIFLLHGQSFTKFRPLVRPPRLGGNKSMGVYATRSPNRPNQIGLSVVPLDQVEQTSDEILLHIHGGDFLDGTPVLDIKPYVPYADAIPSATSAWADDADPLLPVEWSPEAMASLTSALTRDLQETQQVISEVIAQDPRPGYERRKDGQPGQEWNMRLAGFDIFWKVEAGIATVTKLFPISILNQDPD from the coding sequence ATGCCGACCCCTAATCCCCTTTCCAACTTGGATACAGTATCTTTAACCCCGATTGCCTATATTCGATCTTGTTACCCTGAACGATTTGGCATTCCCCGACAGGCAGGCTTGGTGGCGTCGGCCAAAGCAGCCATTGTCTTTCCCAACACCGATTTGCACTGGCATTCATTGCGAGGGATTGAGAGCTTTTCCCACATCTGGGTGATCTTTCTTCTGCATGGTCAATCCTTTACCAAGTTTCGTCCCCTGGTGCGTCCACCCCGTTTGGGTGGGAATAAAAGCATGGGAGTTTATGCAACCCGCAGCCCCAATCGTCCAAATCAGATCGGACTGAGTGTGGTGCCTTTAGATCAAGTTGAACAAACTTCAGATGAAATTTTGCTCCATATTCATGGCGGAGACTTCTTAGATGGCACACCTGTGTTAGATATCAAACCCTATGTACCCTATGCAGATGCAATCCCATCTGCAACCAGTGCTTGGGCTGATGATGCGGATCCACTCTTGCCGGTGGAATGGAGTCCCGAAGCAATGGCCAGCCTGACCTCAGCTTTGACCCGTGATTTACAGGAAACCCAACAGGTGATCTCAGAGGTTATAGCCCAAGATCCTCGTCCGGGCTATGAACGGCGGAAAGATGGTCAACCAGGGCAAGAGTGGAATATGCGCCTAGCAGGATTTGATATTTTCTGGAAAGTAGAAGCTGGCATCGCAACTGTGACAAAACTATTCCCAATATCCATCCTTAACCAGGATCCTGATTGA